A window of Desulfuromonadales bacterium contains these coding sequences:
- a CDS encoding methyltransferase domain-containing protein, with product MDRHPVAAGKSSFDLVDPQKVFAELNLQPDSILLDVACGIGNYAVAAAEFIGEQGMIHAVDLWAEGIETLRTRARELGLSRLRAEVADVGRRLPLADASVDVALLATVLHDLATEGAAVGTLREVARVLRPGGRLVIIEFDKIESPPGPPVAIRLSPGEVEDLVTPCGFLEEHIVPVGPSTYLVKFIRV from the coding sequence ATGGACAGGCACCCCGTCGCCGCCGGCAAGAGCAGCTTTGACCTGGTCGACCCGCAGAAGGTCTTCGCCGAGCTGAATCTGCAGCCCGACAGCATTCTGCTCGACGTCGCCTGCGGGATCGGCAACTATGCCGTCGCCGCCGCGGAGTTCATCGGCGAACAGGGGATGATCCACGCCGTCGACCTCTGGGCCGAGGGGATCGAGACCCTGCGGACGCGGGCGCGCGAGCTGGGCCTCAGCCGCCTCCGGGCCGAGGTGGCCGACGTCGGCCGGCGCCTGCCGCTGGCCGATGCCAGCGTCGACGTCGCCCTGCTGGCGACCGTCCTGCACGACCTGGCCACGGAGGGTGCGGCGGTCGGCACCCTCCGTGAAGTCGCCCGGGTGCTCAGGCCAGGCGGCCGGCTGGTGATCATCGAATTCGACAAGATCGAGAGCCCGCCCGGCCCGCCGGTCGCCATCCGCCTCTCTCCCGGCGAGGTCGAAGACCTCGTCACTCCCTGCGGTTTTCTCGAAGAGCACATCGTCCCCGTCGGACCGAGCACCTACCTCGTGAAATTCATCAGAGTTTAG